Genomic segment of Arachis stenosperma cultivar V10309 chromosome 4, arast.V10309.gnm1.PFL2, whole genome shotgun sequence:
atatttataattaaaaatctaattaaatatttgcctgcatgtatttttaaaaaattctcattaagaatcaTTCAATGAGCAGCaagcaataatttttttttaattaaaaaaccAATTACTATTGAACAATTTCTAAGCTTTACTATATATACAATTATACATTacttcaatataattaaatagtaGTTACAATAATTAAACTTTCATTATGAAAGAGTAGTCTTAGACGAGGAAATAAGTTTAAATGCTACAAGAAATATTTAATAGAAAAATCTATTAATGATGGAGTGGTAACAAACACAAAGATAAACAGCAGGGCGCTAAAAAATACTATACTTTCGTTTCTTTCAAAGAAAGGTGGATACTACAATGAAGATggcaaaaatatctttttataaagATGCTTTGGTTAAAAGTGTGGTTTATTTATTTAGCCACACTTTAAACAAAAACAACACttttataaatatcaaaatCTAACCATACAATCCACCATCCAAGGGTTTAAAAGAAATATATTCACATGAAGACAATTATAAAATCTTTATTGTAGTATCCACCTCAAAGAAATACCAACTTTAAAAGATGGTTTTCACATCAATGATACGATTTGCATGAGATATTTTATCGCCagaaagttatatatatatatatatatatatatatatatatatatattgaaaattcACATAAAATTATCTTCATATGAAGAGTTATTAATTGAGATCGATAAATAAAActttagttaaaaatattaaattatttaataatttttaattaataactttacataaaataattttatatgagtttttaatatatatatatatatatatatatatatatatatatactaatttaaaaataattaaaaaaataaaaaaatctttatatTATTAATCAAATAAGTATAAAGAATTTGTTTGggtaaatttttaaaaaatattatttttaagctttttttttaatttataaaaaaataaaaataattttatgttcgAATATATCATACAAAAAGatcttttatttatcaattatgtttggatataagtatataaaaatatttttgtgtttatttattatgtgaaaaatatcttttttaaaaaaaatttaaaagatgtaattatagtttttcaaaaaaaaatatttttttattttttctagtaatatttttatttttactattaaaaatttatcaaatatattaaaaaaattattaaaaataaatttttttatcaacttaATAATATCTAAACAAGTATAAAATACTTAAGAGagattaatataatttgagtaTAAAACAATGATAATATTTCGGATAATAAAAGTAGACAATAAATAAGATCCTAAATTTAGTTTTGTATTAAGATcctcataaaatatttaagaaaaaatgAATGATAAATTTAGTTTTGTATGTTTGTTTTTTGGTAGTCACTAAAAGTATCGAATGAATATTTTTTGGTTTGTTTCTTTTAGGGAAATTGTCACAATAGAGTAGTTTAGATTTATATGACCGTGTTTGTCTTAATTATAAGTATTTATTCTAAGATCGCTGCAACTAGCACCTCAATAAAAAAGAACTTTTTTTGTTTGTCGTCATTGCGGCTGAACTAGGGTTTACAATAAAGCGTATAATGAACTAGGATTTACAAACTTAATTTTAGGAATGAAGAATTTGAATCATAATTGCAATGCAACGTTTGAAATAAGATACCAAACCGatgtgttttattattgttcAAGAATTATTTTGTCATTCTCACATACGTGAAAACTTAACTGATACATATGCGAATTAACGTATCAATCCATAATTTTTATTAGTGAATTAtgcaaaaaattaaactaagaattAATTTGACTGACaaaaacaaatactaaaaattgatgtgtattaattttatttttaattataatattcgtttttaaaatttttaaagactaatttaaataattattttataattttttttaatgggCATGAGATATTATGAAAGGTGGATTCTATGGTGTAGAAATGAAATTGTTTCTACATGTGTAGAAGGATAGGTGTCAATGTATTAGTAGTTCATATTGATGACTCTTGGATGGAGAAAAATTAATTAGAGTACATAATTGTTGGTTCATTGgatctacaaaaaaaaaaagagtgtgtgACATTGTATTGTGCCATAGAGATaatttattagatttttttattttaataaattgaataaatattttatttattaaaataaataatttaaaaaattattaccatGACGAGATATacgtatttataaatataaaaatatattttataaaaataattaaaatattaataatttaaattagaccaAACTTTTAAATATAGAACATTTCAATTAATGTGGAAGGTGGACGATCTTAACTGTACTACTTCCACTGGcgtttttttattagaatttatacTAAATCAATTCAAATAACAAGGCATATCAATTCAAATAATAACAAAGCGGGATTCGAACCCCCAACACTTGCTTAAGCAaactagtgagctaaccactagactaagttcattaattagttagttaaaacAACCTATTTCTTCTGTTATTTTGAAATTGCTcatcttttctattatttgaaactacttatctttcttattatttgaaatattctattttaagagtttgatttaatttaaattattaatattttttattattttcaaaaattatatttttatatttacaaatacacatatctcgtttatagtaaggagatatatgaaaattaaaaaaatacacataTCTCGATACGAGTaaaattatctcgtttacagtataaacaaTATAAGAGATGCTGAtgtatttttctaataatttttaaaattatttatttcaaaaaataaaacatttatttaatttattaaaataaaaaatttccaCATATTAGTTGatttattgttaataaatatgtgtatcactaattaaattagaattaagtccattagatgaaaaaaattttgaaaaaaaaataatatttttttaatattaaccaaaatatttttcatagaatttaaaaaaaaaaagatctgGAGACTAACTTACTTtcacttttaaaattattactaTTTAAAACGAAAGAATGTATAATTTAAGTAATAGGTAATTACTATTTTTTACTGTGGTTAacgaattttatttatttttatatttataggtcctaaatatattactaattatttttatatttttgatattttacatgttttaatttataaattgaattgataatttaCTATTATTAAAGGTATCCCATTTTTCAGAAGAAAATATTTAACTTTAAACAAAAGACTAAATTATaatgatataaaatattttagacaaaaataaaatatttcacacattaaggataaaattagaacttagtttaaatattatggaccaaaataatattttttcaattgtaaattgttatttatcttcaaatatttaataataggGTAAAAATATACTTTTGTCCTTAATGTCTTTAATGTTTTCGATTCATTtacaattgaaaaaatattttatttttgtctaaaaCATTTTATATCGTTTTAATTTAGTCTTTTGTTCAAAGTTAaatattttcttctaaaaaatGGATACCTTTAATAATAGtaaattatcaattcaatttataaattaaaacatgtaaaatattaaaaatataaaaataattagtaatacATTTAGgacatataattataaaaacaaattaaatttgttaaccACGGTAAATGAATAGTAATTACCTATTACTTAAATTATACATTCTTTCGTTTTTAATTGTAATAATTTTAAGAGTGAAAGTAAGTTAGTCtccaaatctttttcttttttaaattctatgaaaaatattttggttaatattaaaaaaatattttttttcaaaatttttttcatctcATGGActtaattctaatttaattagtgatacacatatttattaataataaatcaaCTAATATGtggaaatattttattttaataaattaaataaatgttttattttctgaaataaataattttaaaaattattagaaaaatacatcagcatctcttatcttgtttatactgtaaacgagataattttACTCGTATCGAGAtatgtgtatttttttaattttcatatatctccttactgtaaacgagatatgtgtatttgtaaatttaaaaatataatttttgaaaataataaaaaatattaataatttaaattaaatcaaactcTTAAAATAGAATATTTCAAATAATAAGAGAGATACGCAGtttcaaataatagaaaagatgagtaattttaaaataacagaAGAAATAAGCAgttttaactaactaattaatgaacttagtctagtggttagctcactagttTGCTTAAGCAAGTGTTGGAAGTTCGAATCCCGCCTTGTTATTATTTGAATTGATCCGCCTTGTTATTATTTGAATTGATTTAgtataaattctaataaaaaacgCCAGTGGATGAAAGTAGTACGGTTAAGATCGTCCACTTTCCacattaattgaaattaatatttttaagagtttggtctaatttaaattattaatattttattatttttataaaatatatttttatatttataaatacatatatctcgTCTACatggtaataattttttaaattatttattttaataaataaaatatttattcaatttattaaaataaaaaaaaacctaaTAAATTATCTCTATGGCACAAATATAATGTcacacactcttttttttttttgtgggtcCAATGAATCAACAATTGTCTACTCTAATTAATTTTTCTCCATCTAAGAGCCATTAATATGAACTACTAATACATTGACACATATCCTTCTACACATgtagaaataattttatttctacacCATAGAATTCACCATTATGAAAAGGCGATAGTTTTTTGACATCGTAGACTTTGTGCTGCCTATAAAAAAAGGTGTAGCATCCACTCCACTAAAAGGGAAAGCTTATAGGTAACAGTATATTCTAAGTATTTTATCAGTTATTATCACCAATTCTTAATAGCTAATTTTCCAAACAGGTAGTGTGCGACGCTTTATTCTCGGGGAATAAAGAAAACGAAACATCATAAAGCTTTCAAGCGATGATGCAAGGCTTAaataagttaatttttttattattatttaacaatGAAGGGAAACGAGAAACTAAAAAGGTTTGGATAGCTAAAATCTTGATGCAGTTAGGCagaatattttaattctatGTATTTTACAAATAGtgtgataaattaaataattgatgCTAAAAATTTACCACACTTTATAAGAGttatgttataaaattaaatgagagaagacaatattaataattatatctctaataaaatgataatttataaatatatttacgGTGATTTatctaaattatatttaaaaaaatagtcaaTTATTGACTCAAGAAACAagaattttatttgaataattaaaaaagatttaatgtaaaattaataattaccattaaataaaaaataataattttactttttttataatgtcagtctaatttatattatatatatacatgaatttattaaaaaataataataacattgTTAAAAGAGAAATACTAGAATAGAGGTCATCAAAAGTTATTATTTTTGTGTATTGTTTAACTattaactcaatttttttagtttagtaaTCTAACAacatattttattctaattgatgacaaaaaataataaattttaatagtcTTCTAATATTACTCTAATTATAATAGCAGCGACAATATCCATTTTCTAAACGTCTTTATTAGGTagatcataaaaaatataaacaactGGCTAGAAATTTGGcccaataaaattaaagaaaatactCCACTCAAATTATTCAACCAAAAAACCCCattcaataatttaaaaatttaattgttcGCATACTTAATAAATAAAGGATTATACTATGTATACACCAAAATTAACCACCAAATCAGTcaccagtataaaatatatattaaaatacaaatacacattaaaaataaattaaatcatacatatatttatacataaatatattagtgactaattttaatatataaataacatttttaataaattaaatatccaacatatattaattatatttaactaaattcatTCAATAAAATAACCATTCATCTACTAATGAAAAGTTGATAGTACTAAGATTATTAACTCAACAAATTTTATCACAACTCCCTCACATTTAATTATGAAAAAGTCTAAGGACCAGCAACTTTTGTATTTTCTGATCAGTATTTAACCatcaaaagaaaagtgagtGATTTCTCATAATTGGATATAATCTCACACCATTCAAAACACTGTTAATGATCAATTGATGGTTACAAaatactaaagttgctaaccCCCTATCATTACTCTTTAAATTACTGAGAGCTAGCTATTACTCATTACTTCGAATTTAGattctctaaagtttgaatttcattttagagagtaaagtgtgatcttctacccttgaatagtttttcttttatatttatttttggtcccacctataaaattaatagtaagagatcacactttactctctttaaagtaaaattcaaactttaaagaATCCAAATCTCGTTGCTTCATATCTAGTTGTGATAATTCACTATTAAACTCACAAATATGTAATTTGGCACATGAATTCAGGAAGTTGATCGGGGCAAGGTACTTCAGCAAAGGATTTCTTTCACTTGCAGGAAAAGTGAATGGGTCAACGGAAGAGGACTTTGAGTCACCAAGAGACATCGAAGGGCATGGGTCCCACACCCTCTCAACAGCTGCGGGCAACATGGTTGCCGGAGTCAGTGTCTTTGGCCATGGCTATGGCACCGCCAAGGGCGGCTCGCCCAAGGCACGTGTGGCGACATACAAGGTTTGCTTCGCCGGCGGCGGCTGCTCCGATGCGGATATGATGGCGGCCTTCGACATGGCCATCCACGACGGCGTGGACGTGTTGTCGGTGTCCATTGGTGGCCCTCCTTCTGCATATTTCAATGACAGTATTTCCATTGGGTCCTTCCATGCCGCCATGAATGGCATTGTGGTTGTTTGCTCCGCTGGCAATAGTGGCCCTTTTGATGCTTCTGTTGTGAACCTTGCGCCTTGGCATATCACCGTTGCTGCCAGCACCATGGATAGGGCGTTCGCTAGTTATGTTGTTCTCGGCAACAATATCACCATTAAGGTTTctctttaaatttaattattcctcattatcaatttatttagagtccgtttgaaaaatttcaaattatctAAGGTTTTTAGGCATTAATTTTACGTGAAGTCAACTGtactctttattttttctttaagtGAAAACTCAAGTGAAGTCAACTTCACTTGATGTTGATATTTGAGAGtcattagatgaaaatttaatcaaatcagtcaaattatctaaTGATTCTCAGGTATCAACTTCTGGTAAAGTCGAAtgcacctgaattttcaccttTAGCTTATGAAAAtagtaatataaaattatgGACATTTAACAAAATGATCCAATTTAAGTGAAATCAAGATATTTTAGAATggataatatcttttttttgttataaaatatttaaaaaatattaaaaattacttttttattatcaattaattattaatatttaaaaatataaaataaaatatattattaaattattatactaaaaaaattagattaaatgaattgaattaatgactaattaacTGTAACATTTCTCATCCATTTTATTAGCGTCATGATCCTTTCGTATTTGTGGTTTACTCTAAATTTGAACTGAGAAGGGTAGCATCTCATGGGATGTTCACATAGTTTATGTTGTGTGAGTAAATACAATGTCAAAATAAACTTGTATGGTTTCATTTGTAGGGTGAAAGTTTATCTGCTTCAAAAATGGCGCACAAGTTCTACCCAATCATTAAAGCTGTAGATGCTAAATTGGCTAGCGCAAAAGTTATAAATGCGTAAGTATCAAAGAGTGATCAATGTGATTATTGTTGTTTTTCTGAGTCAAATCAGCATTAGAATTTTACTTAAGCATAAAACTAGACTTGGAAAATAATAGATTTAATTATTCTCTTCgtctttatatttttattaaatttataattaaattttatattttttaatttaatttttatattatttttttattttattattagattatttttatattaaaaatattaaattaatagaatttttttaacgttagatttttagttatagatatatttaatttataaaaaaatatttagttaattttaatattttttttacattaaaataaacctaattacaaaattaaaaataatataaaaatataaaaattaattacaaatttaataaaattataaagaataataaattaaccaaactttttcaaataatataatttttaggTGTACCCAACTAACAAAAAGAGTTTTATAAAGACTTGGACTCAATTTACAACAATGATCCAATTGAATTATGCAGTGTGTTGTGTCTGAATGGAACACTAGACCCGAAGAAGGTGAAGGGAAAGATTGTGTTGTGCCTCCGGGGATCAAGTTCAAGAGCCGAGAAGGGAGAGGAAGCTCTTCTAGCAGGTGCCGTGGGAATGGTTCTTGCAAATGATAAGATCGATGGGAATGAAATATTAGCCGATCCTCACCTCCTTCCTGCCTCTCATGTCAATTTCACTGATGGTCTCACTATATTTGATTACATCAACTCCACCAAGTAAGTTATCTAGCATTTTCATCTTaaagtatacaaaaaaaaaaaaaaatttaatcttttatcttaaagacaaataaataatacaaaagcatcatttactttttataatacGAGACATTTAGATTTCTTTTTGGTTGATATATAAAATGGACATAGATATAAAGACATAGACATTaaagatataaatataaaatatttgtgtCTATGTATTATGTCtggtaaaaataataaacaaaatacacaaatatttgaaaaagactAAATTATCCTTCGTTcaaaaaaagtttgaaaagataagaggacaaattttaaaaatttaaaaattaaataagaataaaagggTAAAAAATTAATGTTTCATAAATTGTGTCTCAATGTTTTACCAAATTAGAAATACACAAATTTAGTGTCCATCCGTGTTCTCCcgtatttttcaaaaatctgtGTCTCATCAAACCAAATAGCAGACATGTGTTACTGTGTGCATGTCTCATTGAGACAAAGACATCAATCAAACGCTACCTAAATCATTTCGAatgacttatttatttttatatattttaaacaaaataactTAAATATCTCGTATTATAAAAAGtgataaacttttttttttacttcgattaattaaaaattcatatatTTCGAATTAAAAAGTCTAAAATTTCTGTCATTTTCTCAAATATATAAGAACTTTTTTATCTATGCATCTGTGTCTATTTCTACAACTATATATCCCATGTATTTAGTAGAATCATGGATCAAATTTAACTGCTTGAAGTTTATTGCTAGGTTCCCAATGGCTTATATTACATATCCAAAGACTTTGTTACATACTAAGCCAGCTCCTTTCATGGCTTCATTCTCATCAAAAGGGCCTAATATCCTTGTACCAGAGATCCTAAAGGTGTAATATTTTGCTTAATTGATGAATGTTTCTTCCAAATTTGTTGCCAAATATCTAAACACTTTTTGGTTTCAATTTTTCAGCCTGATATCACTGCACCAGGTGTGTCAGTTATAGCAGCATACACAGAAGCCCAAGGGCCAACCAATGAGAAGTTTGACAAGCGTAGGATTCCATATAACTCACTCTCAGGCACATCAATGTCTTGTCCTCACATTTCAGGCATCGTCGGATTGTTGAAAACCATGTATCCTTCTTGGAGTCCGGCGGCTATTAAGTCTGCAATCATGACCACTGGTGAGAAAATCTCAATTTTGTCTCGCTTAAGAGTACATGTTAAGATTACAAATAGAAAAAATCTTTATTGAGTAATGCTAGGTAGACAACAAAAATCGTTAGAACTTGTCTTTTTAACATTCATTAATTGTCGTAACAAATAACGAATGCTAAATAAGGCAAGTTATAGCTGTTTTTgactgattttttttattaccaaacaTTTCCGTAATTGAAAATATAAAGTAGAAATTCAGGTGCAATTAATTTAATaagaagttgatagttgagagtcgttagatgatAATTTAGTCAAACTTATTAAATCATTTAACGATTTTCAGCTATCAACTTGACTTATGAAGTTAACTGTATTTGAATTTCCACTAAAATTCAAGTTTCaatagatttattttgtatttattaaataaaaatatttaaatctattacctaaattatttttattagtttaatattgataataattaattatagtaagAGCACATAAGAATACATAagattttttacttttttatttttcattcattgAAAATTATCAAAATGATAAGAATCAATTTCTCTCTCTCAACTTTcattctttctctctcttttctgaTTCGTGAAACCATTAACATCACAACTTGAATAGTTTAGAATACGAGATTTTCTTTCAAAATCGTTCTACTAATAATAAACTTATGTTAACTAAACCCTTTTGCTTAAACCATTTGCATTTGTGTTCGCAAGTACTGATTTTGCTGTGCTACTTTTCAGCCACAACACTGGATAATGAGGCAGAGCCACTGCTAAATGCTGCTAATCGCAAGGCAACACCATTTAGTTATGGGGCAGGGCATGTTGACCCCAACAGCGCAATGGATCCTGGCCTTGTTTATGACACAACAATCGATGATTACCTCAACTTCTTATGTGGTTTAGGCTACCACGAAAAACAACtttccatgtttacagaaggtCATCATTATAAATGTGCAACAAATTTCAGTATCCTCAACCTCAACTATCCTTCAATCACAGTTCCAGAATTCCCTGGCTCACTCACACTCACAAGAACCCTCAAAAATGTTGGTGCTCCGGCTACATACATTGCTCAAGTTCAAAACCCAAGAGGGATCACTGTTTCTGTCAAGCCTAACATACTCGAGTTCAAAGAGGTTGGTGAAGAAAAGATGTTTGAAGTAACCCTGAAGGGGAGGCAAGGAGAAGCAAGAAATAATCATTTCAAATTTGGAAGACTGATTTGGTCAGATGGCAACCATTTTGTGAAAAGTCCAATTGTCGTCAAGTCTAATTGATTTGGTGCTTGCAAATTGTACCATACAGCTTCCAAATTTGTGCTTTAGAAAGTTTTCATGTACTGTTGTTGATGGAAAAATAATGATTGCATGAGAGAATAAAAATGTGAACCAAATAGACTTGTAGCTTGGTTGGTATTTCTTGCGATTATCGTTAGCTTCTTAATATCAAATTCTCAATTTTGGAAAAATAGCATTTGCTCATCTAGCAAGTTCTCGATTTGAAGAAAAAGTGGTATgcttggaagcaagaatttcgcGATGGGATGCTCCAAAAACATGACCGATTGTGCATCAAATAATCATAACTAAACCTACAATTAGAGGAAAAGTGGTTCATGGAGACAACAATAATGAAGGAAAGATTGTCTCTATTGGTATAGTCACTAAAGCCGTGTTTAGACGGTGTCTTTTAGACACAAAAATAGAAACACAAATACacaataatacataaaaataaaatatgtgtTAGAATAACTTTTTGGTTTATTATTTGAACTTATATAAGATGTCAAAAggtgttataaaaaaattgatttttttatagaaaagaTTTCTATGGAGTaaggagaattgaaggaatggTATGACTTTAGTTAAATGAAAAGTGGTGTAGACTCCTAAAAGGTTAGGTGGATTGGGAGTCAATGATACTATGATTCGCAACACAACTCTTCTATTTAAGTGGTGGACTCTTCTATTTAAGTGGTGGTGGCGCTTCTTTAAGGAAGAGTGTTTGTTGTGGAATAAAGTGTTGTACTCATGTAATAACCTGAATCCAAGTGAACTTCTATCCACCAAAAAACTACCTGTTAGGGAATCCGTGAAAGGATATTTGTCTATTACAATTCACGAATCAACAAGTTAGATAGAAGTTGATTACTGGATTGTTTATAAAAGCGGTAATGGGAGAGGAACTAGATCCTAGGAGGATATTTGGCTTATTGGAGGTTCTTTGAAAGAtaatttttcaagatttttcTCGGTTTCAAACTAAAGAGGATCAGTGATACGAGATTGTGTATTTTAGAATGGGTTTGAGTGGATATGAAACTTCCAATGGAGGTGAGATCTGCTCCAATGAGAGTTGGATCTAGTGAACCATATTTGAGTTGAGAAACTAACTAATTTCAATTGATggtgacaaacattattttattgGACAAATAATCCAATCAGTTCTTTAAATGTGTTTAATTAGTGTTGCAggccaaaaaaataaaatagttgcAGTAGCctaaaaagatagaaaaataaacaagtctTTCAGTGGGCTTTCAAGCACTCAAAGCCCAAAGAAATATTGCAAAAATCAGCTGAGTTGAATGAAAACATATTCAACCCAAATCCAAATTAACTACATCAAACTTCTCATCCAAGATTGAAGACTTACCTCTCTCCACTTACTTTGGTCAGTATCAGAACAAAAGAGATAGAGCTTCGTTCAATTTCTCTTTTCACCgtagaagaaagaaagagaaagcttaATCCAAAAAGCAAAGGTCTAATCACCTAAATCAAACCATAGTAAGCTAAGTTAGAAGATAAAAGTGATTTATTTCTATTTGCATGCATGTTAATTTCTTCACTCCTTCTCCAACTTTCTATAATACCATTTTTGGTTAAATGAAGAAATAAATCTTTGATCTCTGCTGCTGTAAATCAATGGTTCACAAAGTTTTTTGGAGTCAAAGCACATTAttaatggtttgaatttgggtTTACCATTGAACAACTTTCTCTTTGCTACTCAAATGTCTTCGGTCAAGCAAAAAGGGTCTgtttcaaaattcttaatttagAGATTAATGGAAGATAGTGAAAGGCTAAGTTGGTAGCACATAGTTTGAGGAGTTGACTATGAGTAATGCATCTCAACAACATGCATGgagatacaaaaataaaatttgttgtTCCTGCTCAGGTAAGGAGAGATAACAAGTGTTTTGAGTTTTATGTTCTGAGAAGAGTTC
This window contains:
- the LOC130976493 gene encoding subtilisin-like protease SBT5.3 codes for the protein MRVPSSVLCYFLPLLLACCAAKKSYVVYMGAHSHDPTQLSPLHFNRVSHSHHQFLQSFLESYDAAKESIFYSYTRHINGFAAILEEEVAAEIAKHPKVISVFENRERKLHTTRSWEFMGLEQNGEVTWNSIWKKARYGEGVIIGNLDTGVWPESESFNEKGFGPIPSKWRGICDHGSDPTFHCNRKLIGARYFSKGFLSLAGKVNGSTEEDFESPRDIEGHGSHTLSTAAGNMVAGVSVFGHGYGTAKGGSPKARVATYKVCFAGGGCSDADMMAAFDMAIHDGVDVLSVSIGGPPSAYFNDSISIGSFHAAMNGIVVVCSAGNSGPFDASVVNLAPWHITVAASTMDRAFASYVVLGNNITIKGESLSASKMAHKFYPIIKAVDAKLASAKVINAVLCLNGTLDPKKVKGKIVLCLRGSSSRAEKGEEALLAGAVGMVLANDKIDGNEILADPHLLPASHVNFTDGLTIFDYINSTKFPMAYITYPKTLLHTKPAPFMASFSSKGPNILVPEILKPDITAPGVSVIAAYTEAQGPTNEKFDKRRIPYNSLSGTSMSCPHISGIVGLLKTMYPSWSPAAIKSAIMTTATTLDNEAEPLLNAANRKATPFSYGAGHVDPNSAMDPGLVYDTTIDDYLNFLCGLGYHEKQLSMFTEGHHYKCATNFSILNLNYPSITVPEFPGSLTLTRTLKNVGAPATYIAQVQNPRGITVSVKPNILEFKEVGEEKMFEVTLKGRQGEARNNHFKFGRLIWSDGNHFVKSPIVVKSN